The sequence CACCTGAAACTTTAGGGGATACTCAAAAGCCGTTTGCCATTATTCCAGGGGATGCGGACATTTGCTGTAGTAATATTAACTTTCATCATGCAGGTCGAGTCGATCTGCTCAATGATTTTTCCCTCACACTTCCTGGTGGGGAAGCGATCGCCCTGATTGGTAAGTCCGGTTGTGGCAAAAGTACCTTAGCAAAGCTAATTGCCGGTCTTTATCAACCCCAGTCTGGCAATATTCGGATTGGCTTTTACAATATGCAGGATCTTTCTCTGGAATGTCTGCGACAACAAATTGTCTACGTACCCCAAGAACCCCATTTTTGGAGTCGCTCGATTCTAGAGAACTTCCGCTTAGGAAGTCCCTATATTTCCTTTGAAGAGATTGTCAAAGCCTGCCAAATTGCTGATGCTGACAGCTTTATCAGTCAATTGCCCAATAACTATCAAACTGTACTTGGAGAATTTGGAGCGAATCTTTCTGGAGGACAGCGTCAAAGACTAGCGATCGCCAGAGCAATTGTCAGCGATCCGCCCATCCTAATTATGGATGAATCAACGGCGAGTTTAGATCCTGTCAGTGAAGCTCAAATCTTAGAACGGCTTTTAGCCCATCGCCAAGGTAAAACGACGATTTTAATTACACACCGACCTAGAGTCATCAATTACTGTGATTGGGTTGTTCTTCTAGAACAGGGACGATTGAAACTACAAGGGCCGCGGCTGGAATTACAATCTGTTCCAGGTGACCATTTAAAATTCTTAACTCCATAAATGTTGAGAAATTATGTTCAATTCTGCATTGTTCAAGTCCTAAGGTACGATGAAGATATTGCTCTCGTGTAGCAATTGTTTTGCTAGCATCCACTGTCTTTGCGTCGATAAATTTTTGTATACCTAAAATCGCAGCGTTAAGGCGATCGCTGCTGTCTGTGCTGTCTATTTTTTAATTAAGGTAACTACCTTTCCTAAGGGCGGTTATAGCTCAGTTGCTACAGACGCCAGGGAAAGCGTCTGCAAAGCACCAGAGAAAAAAATGATGATGTCAGAGAGCAACTCTTTAATCACTTTTGAACCTACTTCAGATGATAGCTGTAGAGAGGTTTTTTCTCGGTCTCCTATTCTCTCAAGTTCTGAAGTAGGGTGGGACAGCATCGATCTTATTTATCATCTATTACCTGCTGCTCATGAAACTCCTGAATTTTTTAATACTCGGCATATGGTGGTTATTCAAACCCCAGTTTTATCTTTAGTAAAACTAGAACGGAAACTTAACAATCGCTGGAGAAACGAATCTTTTAAGCAAGGCGACTCCATTGTCTACCCTGCCAATATTCCTCGCCTCGAACGTTGGCATCACAAAGCAAGAAAGGAATGGGGTTCGATTAATTTGTGTTTTGAACCCAATCTTGTGGCAACGATTGCTCGTGAAGTTGTCGATCCAGATCGCGTCGAACTGATTTGCCCAGCGCCACAGCCCGATCCCTTGATAGAGCATATTGGCTTAACCCTCAAAACTGAACTGGAATTCGATGCTGCTGGCAGTTATCTTTATGCTGAGTCAGCAGCTACGCTTCTGAGCGTGCATCTGCTCAAAAAGTATTCTACCCTTCAACCCAATTTGCCAGAGTACCAAGATGGATTGCCTCAGCACTATCTCAAGCAAGTCATCGACTACATTCATGCCCACCTTGACGAGAACATCAGGTTGGCTGAACTGGCAAACCTTGCGAACATGAGCCAGTATTACTTTTGTCGCCTGTTCAAGCAGTCGATGGGCATTTCTCCCCACCATTATTTGATTCAACAACGGGTGGAGCGAGCAAAGCAGTTATTGAAATTGCAAGGGTGGACGATAGCTGACATTGCTTTGGAGTGTGGCTTCTACAACCAAACTCACCTAACCAAACATTTCCGACAAATGACTGGAACTACTCCCAAAGCTTATGCGATCGCTTGCCGTTAAAGTGAACAGGGAACAGGGGATAGGGAAACAGGTGACAGGTGACAGGGGATAGGGGAACAGTATAAAGAATGTGTAATTAATTTTGTTGAAGTACTTATTTAGTAGGCATACGGACATCCGGAGGGCTGTAAAACTGATTTAGCAACGGTTTGTAGACTTAGGTTTGCAGACTTAATTT is a genomic window of Chlorogloeopsis sp. ULAP01 containing:
- a CDS encoding AraC family transcriptional regulator; the protein is MMMSESNSLITFEPTSDDSCREVFSRSPILSSSEVGWDSIDLIYHLLPAAHETPEFFNTRHMVVIQTPVLSLVKLERKLNNRWRNESFKQGDSIVYPANIPRLERWHHKARKEWGSINLCFEPNLVATIAREVVDPDRVELICPAPQPDPLIEHIGLTLKTELEFDAAGSYLYAESAATLLSVHLLKKYSTLQPNLPEYQDGLPQHYLKQVIDYIHAHLDENIRLAELANLANMSQYYFCRLFKQSMGISPHHYLIQQRVERAKQLLKLQGWTIADIALECGFYNQTHLTKHFRQMTGTTPKAYAIACR